In one window of Bifidobacterium sp. WK041_4_12 DNA:
- a CDS encoding ArsR/SmtB family transcription factor, with protein MCTFDTGSDIARLASTLADPTRANVCTALMDGCAWTSSELARLTGVSPQAMTSCLSKLEESHLITRMSQGRHRYVTLSGEHAAQIVEFMGTMTPATPSRAIGYRQVRADQRLRYARTCYNHIAGHLAILITTAMQTRGLIDLQDDSIRLTDKGTLWFADNGMPESQLRKAPRIKGCLDWTERRMHIGGSAGSALCSHLMNLNAIRPDTPRRALHVTTTGKRWLANQLDINLDINLDINLDINEDALRETQQP; from the coding sequence GTGTGCACATTCGATACCGGAAGCGACATCGCCCGCCTCGCCTCGACCCTTGCCGACCCCACCCGCGCGAACGTCTGCACGGCGCTCATGGACGGCTGCGCATGGACATCAAGCGAACTGGCAAGGCTGACAGGAGTCAGCCCCCAGGCCATGACATCATGCCTCTCCAAGCTGGAAGAATCACACCTGATCACACGAATGAGCCAGGGCAGGCACCGCTACGTCACACTCTCCGGCGAACACGCGGCACAGATCGTCGAATTCATGGGAACCATGACACCAGCCACACCGAGTCGGGCAATCGGATACAGGCAGGTCCGAGCCGACCAACGTCTCCGATACGCCCGAACCTGCTACAACCACATCGCCGGCCACCTGGCAATCCTCATCACCACAGCAATGCAGACGCGTGGACTCATAGACCTCCAGGACGATTCAATCCGCCTGACCGACAAGGGCACTCTCTGGTTCGCCGACAACGGCATGCCCGAATCCCAGCTACGCAAGGCACCGCGCATCAAGGGCTGCCTCGACTGGACCGAACGACGCATGCACATCGGCGGCAGTGCAGGAAGCGCACTGTGCTCGCACCTCATGAACCTCAACGCCATACGCCCAGACACGCCAAGAAGAGCGCTCCACGTCACCACCACAGGAAAACGCTGGCTCGCGAACCAACTCGACATCAACCTCGACATCAACCTCGACATCAACCTCGACATCAA
- a CDS encoding flavin reductase family protein gives MNMKSSGTHVVVHPGMLYYGNTVVLLSTTNPDGSTNIAPMSSSWALGDTIVLGMGLGSRTAENLAARGQAVLSLPGPELFAQVERLGDMTGVDHARSQHGHGSMRVRDKFSAVGLTPEPCDLVSCEGVRECRLQIEVKVVHCEEDVGHGFLLVQAHVLRVHADPAIVVAGTSHIDPTAWKPLIYNFRHYHTLAPQIGESAITETPTAAR, from the coding sequence ATGAACATGAAATCATCAGGCACGCATGTCGTCGTCCATCCCGGCATGCTCTACTATGGCAACACCGTCGTTCTGCTGAGCACCACGAATCCCGACGGGTCTACGAACATCGCTCCGATGAGCAGTTCGTGGGCGTTGGGTGACACGATCGTTCTTGGCATGGGTCTTGGCAGTCGCACGGCTGAGAACCTTGCCGCGAGAGGGCAGGCCGTGCTCAGCCTGCCGGGGCCGGAACTCTTCGCGCAGGTCGAGCGTCTTGGCGACATGACCGGGGTCGATCATGCGCGGAGTCAGCATGGGCATGGCAGCATGCGGGTGAGGGACAAGTTTTCGGCGGTGGGGCTTACCCCTGAGCCGTGCGATCTGGTCTCGTGCGAGGGCGTTCGCGAATGCAGGCTGCAGATAGAGGTGAAGGTGGTCCATTGCGAGGAGGATGTGGGGCATGGTTTCCTGCTTGTCCAGGCGCATGTGCTGCGGGTGCATGCCGATCCGGCTATCGTGGTGGCGGGCACGTCGCATATCGATCCAACCGCGTGGAAGCCGCTGATATACAATTTCCGCCACTATCACACGCTCGCCCCGCAGATCGGGGAAAGCGCAATCACCGAGACACCCACGGCAGCGCGATGA
- a CDS encoding DNA adenine methylase has translation MEKNVLLKPILKWVGGKRQLLDEIIPRIPECSTYVEPFVGGGAVLLSLQPQKAIINDYNEELMNVYVCVRDHPDELLDLLKIHAQRNSSDYFYSLRSEDRKQGFAELSRVEHAARVIYLNKTCYNGLYRVNAAGQFNSPYGRYKHPAIVNEPAIRALSKYLSKNVRLMSGDYACALKGLRKGAFVYFDPPYMPISSSSAFTGYTEGGFDFDEQLRLKEQCDVLASKGIHFLESNSDTPEIRELYKEYEILTVNATRAINSKANRRGAISEVLIHG, from the coding sequence ATGGAGAAGAACGTTTTACTTAAGCCAATTTTGAAGTGGGTTGGTGGTAAGCGTCAGCTTCTTGATGAGATAATCCCTCGGATTCCTGAATGCTCGACATATGTTGAACCTTTTGTCGGTGGTGGCGCAGTGCTGCTTAGCCTCCAGCCCCAAAAGGCAATCATTAACGATTACAATGAAGAGCTCATGAATGTGTACGTTTGCGTACGTGATCATCCTGACGAGCTTCTTGATCTGTTGAAAATTCATGCCCAAAGAAACAGTTCAGACTATTTCTATAGTCTTCGATCCGAAGATCGTAAACAGGGATTTGCAGAGCTGTCACGTGTTGAGCATGCTGCACGTGTCATTTATTTGAATAAAACTTGCTATAACGGTTTGTACCGTGTAAATGCGGCGGGCCAATTCAATTCCCCATATGGCAGGTATAAACATCCGGCAATTGTAAATGAACCGGCTATCCGGGCTTTGTCGAAGTACTTGTCCAAAAACGTCAGACTTATGAGCGGTGACTATGCTTGTGCGCTGAAGGGCCTTCGAAAAGGTGCATTCGTATATTTCGATCCGCCTTATATGCCCATATCTTCATCTTCTGCCTTTACTGGTTATACAGAAGGTGGCTTTGATTTTGACGAGCAGCTGAGGTTAAAGGAGCAGTGTGATGTTTTGGCATCGAAGGGCATTCATTTTCTCGAATCGAATTCAGATACGCCAGAAATTCGTGAGTTGTATAAAGAATACGAAATTTTAACAGTGAATGCCACGCGTGCCATCAATTCCAAGGCGAATAGGCGTGGTGCAATTTCGGAGGTGTTGATTCATGGCTGA
- a CDS encoding type II restriction enzyme has product MADSKANAAWERLFGSYNIEEDIQRDGFSVLDAATIKQFREPRLMAKWDSSEDLPSQLSRRNLNILPISRSSYEVSDFQLYQKFPEDLDDKVQFVNTPNLETIDFDDLTSESNAINAMNITGILDDFLRADRTVETFNGRMGTKQFSFDVDLVHGGSKRVNVNSAQLEIDGGFENDDSIVIMEAKNVPHPDFHVRQLYFPYRLWQGKVKKNIRLVFSQYVDSTYHLFEYSFDDPENYSSIRLLRQANYSFQSSAITWDDLHKLWDNTRPVTDDNQDQTPIPFIQADHFPRLISLIEKMSKAKTMTAADIALYMEFDIRQSSYYASAGKYLEIIENAGHGHGSQLTVLGQKLMLKKIRDRRLELVRLIIRHQIFHDFLASIFECGELPSRAEVKEKMLTYNVCAPGETLNRRASSVLGWLRWISMLPTENDE; this is encoded by the coding sequence ATGGCTGATAGTAAGGCTAATGCTGCTTGGGAGCGATTGTTTGGCTCGTACAATATTGAAGAAGACATTCAACGTGATGGCTTCTCTGTTCTTGACGCGGCGACGATCAAGCAATTTCGTGAGCCGCGACTGATGGCAAAGTGGGACTCGAGCGAGGATCTTCCTTCCCAACTGTCTAGACGTAATTTGAATATTCTACCTATCTCGCGGTCTTCGTATGAAGTTTCAGACTTTCAGCTGTATCAAAAGTTTCCGGAAGATTTAGACGATAAAGTGCAGTTTGTGAATACTCCGAATCTTGAAACCATAGATTTTGACGATTTGACTTCGGAGTCAAATGCCATTAATGCAATGAATATTACTGGAATTTTAGATGATTTTCTGCGCGCGGATAGAACAGTTGAGACATTCAATGGACGGATGGGGACCAAACAGTTTTCTTTCGATGTTGATCTAGTCCACGGTGGAAGTAAAAGAGTCAATGTTAATAGTGCGCAGCTTGAAATTGATGGTGGTTTTGAGAATGATGATTCTATAGTCATCATGGAAGCAAAGAATGTTCCACATCCTGATTTCCATGTCCGACAATTATACTTTCCATATCGATTGTGGCAGGGTAAGGTCAAGAAAAACATACGGCTTGTTTTCTCACAGTATGTTGACTCAACATATCATTTGTTTGAATATTCATTCGATGATCCCGAAAACTATTCTTCGATTCGGCTTTTGCGGCAAGCTAATTATTCCTTCCAGTCTTCAGCCATAACTTGGGATGACTTGCACAAGTTATGGGACAACACACGACCAGTGACGGATGATAATCAGGATCAAACACCCATTCCATTCATCCAAGCAGATCATTTTCCAAGATTGATTTCTCTTATCGAAAAGATGTCTAAGGCAAAGACGATGACTGCCGCAGACATTGCGCTATACATGGAATTCGATATCAGACAATCTTCCTATTATGCTTCCGCGGGCAAGTATCTTGAGATTATAGAGAATGCAGGCCACGGCCACGGTTCTCAGCTCACGGTTCTTGGGCAAAAACTGATGCTGAAAAAAATTCGTGATCGTAGGTTGGAGCTTGTAAGACTTATCATCAGACATCAAATATTTCACGATTTCCTTGCATCGATTTTCGAGTGTGGCGAGCTTCCGTCTAGGGCAGAAGTTAAGGAAAAAATGTTGACATATAACGTATGTGCGCCAGGTGAAACTCTCAACCGTCGAGCATCAAGCGTTCTGGGGTGGCTTCGCTGGATTTCGATGCTGCCTACCGAAAACGATGAATGA
- a CDS encoding AIPR family protein, with translation MGISLVTGENSIDLLADSIIDSSYCNIVENSSAEDGGIDAVFVDDTSNHFYLFNFKYRDKKPGKQHESDIAYPFLHSLNGGENNFSGKVAEKFQYIKKLLDSNTIWQGSFIQISNDFQPLLGNSGSARTLEPTAFLSTFPFLTEEPRSIVLDDFLEEDKSADNNNATITIGAEKVIPYKEDIRISDNNFVVILSLFDLLRITSDKKELRNDVQFDDSQILSKTHVDVSVLDANVRGWLGPRKKFHKKVFETLDNEPSKFFIYNNGITMVAERVVSKKFNKDKFQIKLENFQIVNGGQTIRNLSEWIHNQNSSTNSDQVNILVRIFETGGDKKLANDIARYTNSQSAVNAQDLKSVDTAQVKIREYLFNKQINYIRKRGDYTEKINVNFKQTITKEELAGALYTLKGRPEIAIGSAGRLFEDANYDEIFGAKNEKEDNYDLASLPELITAYLSYKNAVKASGHGTSRAHILYGLFLREQQKNCHKKPASPESNIKIVQKVIDMMSGDSSSLVNRPWMRDDFKQQLLDQAKLGDPKK, from the coding sequence ATGGGCATCTCCCTTGTAACAGGGGAAAACAGTATTGATCTTCTCGCAGACTCAATTATTGATTCGAGTTATTGCAATATTGTCGAGAATTCCTCTGCTGAAGACGGGGGAATAGACGCGGTATTTGTTGACGACACCTCGAATCACTTTTATCTTTTCAACTTCAAATATAGGGATAAAAAACCTGGAAAGCAGCATGAATCTGACATAGCATATCCTTTTTTACATTCTCTCAATGGCGGAGAAAACAATTTCTCAGGGAAGGTGGCCGAAAAATTTCAGTATATCAAAAAACTGTTAGATTCAAACACCATATGGCAGGGAAGCTTTATTCAGATTAGTAATGATTTTCAACCACTTCTTGGTAATTCAGGAAGTGCAAGAACTCTGGAACCCACAGCTTTCCTCTCCACATTCCCCTTCCTAACAGAAGAACCTAGAAGTATAGTGCTTGATGATTTCTTAGAGGAAGATAAGAGTGCTGACAACAACAATGCGACTATTACAATAGGTGCGGAAAAAGTCATACCTTATAAAGAAGATATTCGAATTTCTGACAATAATTTTGTCGTCATCCTCTCACTCTTTGACTTGTTGAGAATAACTTCAGACAAAAAAGAACTTCGAAATGACGTCCAATTCGATGATTCTCAGATACTAAGCAAAACGCACGTTGATGTCTCCGTACTCGACGCAAATGTCAGAGGCTGGTTAGGTCCAAGGAAAAAATTCCATAAAAAGGTATTTGAAACATTGGATAATGAACCTTCTAAATTCTTTATCTATAATAACGGAATCACAATGGTCGCGGAACGGGTAGTTTCTAAAAAATTTAATAAGGATAAGTTCCAGATTAAACTAGAAAACTTTCAAATTGTGAATGGCGGACAGACAATTAGAAATTTATCTGAATGGATTCATAATCAAAACAGTTCGACTAATTCTGATCAAGTAAACATTTTAGTACGGATTTTTGAGACTGGAGGCGATAAGAAATTAGCAAATGATATTGCTCGTTACACTAACAGCCAAAGCGCAGTCAATGCGCAAGATTTAAAATCTGTAGATACTGCGCAAGTGAAAATCAGAGAGTATTTATTTAATAAACAAATAAACTATATTCGAAAACGCGGAGATTATACTGAAAAAATCAATGTTAATTTTAAGCAGACTATAACAAAAGAGGAACTTGCAGGGGCCTTATATACCTTAAAAGGACGGCCGGAAATAGCGATTGGAAGCGCAGGCCGACTATTTGAGGATGCTAATTACGATGAGATATTTGGAGCAAAGAATGAAAAGGAGGATAACTATGACCTTGCGTCACTCCCTGAGCTGATCACTGCATATTTATCATATAAAAACGCCGTCAAAGCCTCAGGACACGGGACTTCAAGAGCACATATTTTGTACGGTTTGTTTCTACGTGAACAACAAAAGAACTGCCACAAAAAGCCAGCATCACCTGAAAGCAATATTAAGATAGTGCAAAAAGTAATTGACATGATGTCAGGAGACTCCTCTTCGTTGGTCAATCGCCCATGGATGCGAGACGACTTTAAGCAGCAATTGCTAGACCAAGCAAAGCTAGGTGATCCAAAAAAGTAA
- a CDS encoding integrase core domain-containing protein has protein sequence MSTRYSDEFKDRAFRLLSESLENYTSETKALQGMARRTVCCRGVAAVRGCGVESQQRWGDSYGNALAETINGACKTELVRRLKPFDSVRALEQATFQRVSWRNGQRLHERLGNQTPDEVETQYHQHQATSIVPKNQQNSANKPQFISHCLFPFWLHAWSCFSCGLMLRCWCWCL, from the coding sequence ATGAGTACGAGATATAGTGATGAGTTCAAGGATCGGGCTTTCAGGCTGTTGTCCGAGTCGCTGGAAAATTATACGTCGGAGACGAAGGCGTTGCAGGGCATGGCCAGGAGAACTGTGTGTTGCCGCGGAGTCGCTGCGGTGAGAGGTTGCGGAGTTGAGTCGCAGCAACGGTGGGGCGATTCCTATGGCAACGCGCTGGCCGAAACCATCAACGGCGCCTGCAAGACGGAATTGGTCAGGCGACTCAAGCCGTTCGATTCCGTGCGTGCGCTGGAGCAAGCCACCTTCCAACGGGTGTCCTGGCGTAACGGTCAGCGCCTGCACGAGCGACTCGGCAACCAGACGCCAGACGAGGTCGAAACCCAGTATCATCAACACCAGGCGACATCAATCGTTCCCAAAAACCAACAAAACAGTGCGAACAAACCCCAGTTCATATCACATTGTTTGTTTCCTTTTTGGCTGCACGCCTGGTCTTGTTTTTCTTGTGGGTTGATGCTTCGGTGCTGGTGCTGGTGCTTGTAG
- a CDS encoding ATP-binding cassette domain-containing protein codes for MSVDGDVAVAVEHVWFGYRKAGSVLEDVDFRVPAGQSLAILGYNGVGKTTLLNLIVGLLRPSKGRAVINGKLIASVREVFELTERSNLIDSMSVRDNIRFRDLLFSGQGPARPTPGMEHLDRERLVVAFGLAEHLDKRVDELSSGLRKRAGLVAGLLFDPRLILLDEPTNSIDPLTRSLLLDCVGQLRGDGRTLVTVTHDLDYCWKVADRIIVLDDKRIALDRMTHDFADFDAFKKAATLGRQATHTDFGLTHDTATTIK; via the coding sequence GTGAGTGTTGATGGGGATGTGGCTGTCGCGGTGGAGCATGTGTGGTTCGGCTATCGCAAGGCCGGCAGTGTGCTGGAGGACGTCGATTTCAGGGTGCCTGCGGGGCAGTCGCTGGCGATACTGGGATATAACGGGGTGGGCAAGACGACCCTGCTGAATCTGATCGTCGGCCTGCTTCGGCCTTCCAAGGGTCGGGCCGTGATCAACGGGAAGCTTATTGCCTCGGTGCGTGAGGTGTTCGAGCTGACCGAGCGCAGCAATCTGATCGATTCGATGAGCGTGCGCGACAACATCCGGTTCCGTGATCTCCTGTTCTCGGGGCAGGGGCCTGCCCGGCCGACGCCTGGCATGGAGCATCTTGATAGGGAGCGGCTGGTCGTGGCGTTCGGTTTGGCGGAGCATCTGGACAAGCGGGTCGACGAACTGTCTTCGGGACTGCGCAAGCGTGCCGGCCTGGTGGCTGGACTGCTGTTCGACCCGCGTCTCATTCTGCTGGACGAGCCGACGAATTCGATTGATCCGCTGACGCGCAGCCTGCTGCTCGACTGCGTCGGCCAGCTGCGCGGGGATGGTCGCACGCTGGTGACGGTCACGCATGATCTGGACTACTGCTGGAAGGTGGCCGACCGGATCATCGTCCTCGACGACAAGCGCATCGCCCTGGATCGCATGACCCATGACTTCGCCGACTTCGACGCGTTCAAGAAAGCCGCCACCCTGGGAAGGCAAGCCACCCACACCGACTTCGGACTCACCCACGACACAGCCACCACCATCAAATAA
- a CDS encoding DsbA family protein yields MGVAVNRERRIQTVIGLLVVAVVVLIIMGAGVAVYLSHRRAEHVQTSSFDELQQVGTKSGSATDEGGIPVSVNGHGHVADAPTVEVYIDPMCPACGQVDRALNPTLLRLVQSGQVSVELHLIAFLDRASSDSYSTRASSALAYVAEHDPRHAVAFMGALFEPGYQPDETRYVPTGDDKIANQAIHAGMDAALARKAVSGEYRQWVDAATTYTVSRKALQDPDRGSFATPLLRINHKNWPIPAVELSTLPETFLKSLGLAPENIGSASIKPIIGANGTPS; encoded by the coding sequence ATGGGTGTTGCTGTGAATCGTGAGCGTAGGATTCAGACGGTTATAGGTCTGCTCGTCGTTGCCGTTGTTGTGCTGATCATCATGGGTGCCGGGGTTGCTGTGTATCTGTCCCATCGGCGTGCCGAACATGTTCAGACGAGTTCCTTCGATGAGCTTCAGCAGGTCGGCACTAAATCCGGGAGCGCAACGGACGAGGGTGGCATACCCGTTTCGGTCAACGGCCATGGGCATGTCGCCGATGCACCTACCGTTGAGGTTTACATTGATCCCATGTGTCCTGCCTGCGGACAGGTGGATCGTGCCCTGAACCCCACGTTGCTGCGGTTGGTTCAATCGGGGCAGGTTAGCGTCGAACTGCATCTGATTGCCTTCCTGGACAGGGCGTCCAGTGACAGCTATTCGACCAGGGCGTCTTCCGCCCTGGCGTATGTCGCCGAGCACGACCCTCGACATGCCGTTGCGTTCATGGGTGCCTTGTTCGAACCGGGGTATCAGCCTGACGAAACGCGCTATGTTCCCACGGGCGATGACAAGATAGCGAACCAGGCCATCCATGCAGGCATGGATGCCGCACTGGCACGCAAGGCCGTATCGGGAGAATACCGGCAGTGGGTCGATGCTGCCACTACGTATACGGTATCAAGAAAAGCATTGCAGGATCCCGACCGTGGCAGTTTCGCCACGCCCCTGCTGAGAATCAACCATAAGAACTGGCCGATCCCTGCGGTGGAACTCTCGACGCTCCCTGAAACGTTCTTGAAAAGCCTTGGTCTGGCACCGGAGAATATCGGCAGCGCCTCCATCAAACCAATCATAGGGGCCAACGGAACGCCAAGCTGA
- a CDS encoding PadR family transcriptional regulator encodes MSVQTTRLLVLGIVRLRQPTYGYEIEKELKSWNSDRWAGIARGSVYNQLKSLVRTGMLEFDSVSQTGKMPSKNLYRLTEKGDNEFFDLLHAILNNQQPQPLDMLPVLCFLPSLSKQEIIESCQRRITRITAFLNAFDNQMKQWFPDDSDTLYLQEIFWLEQEAFIAERRWLEDFLERVNAGRYHFSADGNTSRTTI; translated from the coding sequence TTGAGCGTTCAGACAACAAGATTGCTGGTACTCGGAATCGTACGGCTACGGCAACCAACATACGGATACGAGATTGAGAAGGAACTCAAATCATGGAATTCCGACAGATGGGCAGGCATCGCCAGAGGATCCGTCTACAACCAGCTCAAAAGCCTGGTCCGAACGGGCATGCTTGAATTCGACTCGGTGTCGCAAACCGGAAAGATGCCAAGCAAAAACCTATACAGACTCACAGAAAAAGGGGATAACGAATTTTTCGATTTGTTGCACGCCATACTTAACAACCAACAACCGCAGCCACTGGACATGCTGCCCGTGCTGTGCTTCCTCCCTTCACTCTCAAAGCAGGAGATTATTGAATCATGCCAGCGTCGCATCACTCGCATCACAGCATTCCTCAATGCATTCGACAATCAGATGAAGCAATGGTTTCCCGACGATTCCGACACATTGTATCTGCAAGAAATATTCTGGCTCGAACAAGAGGCTTTCATAGCAGAACGACGATGGCTTGAAGACTTTCTCGAACGTGTCAACGCAGGCCGGTACCACTTCTCCGCGGACGGCAATACTTCACGGACGACAATATGA
- a CDS encoding ATP-binding cassette domain-containing protein: protein MIEVHDLVKRYRYRGKVKTAVLDLSFSLNDGRSLGVLGPNGAGKSTTMRILATLMKPDSGGQRRRVDIAMGLVNNPSAAFLDEPSAGLDPDAREDLCNLLLSVRKQFGTSIVITTHYIEEAERVADNIMVMDKGSIVSEGSPQQLSNQYAQDTITLAIKNARKDDLSSIFSAMSAIDESLLLNEDDSICNVQIKALHSPKVLPDILREMNRIGAEITSIDVRQGSLNDAFLRLTGNEATP from the coding sequence ATGATCGAAGTTCATGATTTAGTAAAAAGATACCGATACAGGGGAAAAGTAAAAACTGCCGTGTTAGACCTTTCATTTTCTCTGAACGACGGGAGAAGTTTGGGCGTCTTAGGACCTAATGGAGCTGGGAAAAGCACCACGATGCGAATTCTCGCAACTCTGATGAAGCCCGATTCCGGCGGTCAACGGCGCAGAGTCGACATCGCGATGGGGCTCGTCAATAATCCGTCGGCCGCTTTTTTGGATGAGCCATCTGCCGGGCTCGATCCTGATGCCCGTGAAGATTTGTGTAATCTCCTGCTGTCGGTTCGAAAACAGTTCGGGACTTCAATTGTGATTACAACCCACTATATTGAAGAGGCAGAACGGGTAGCCGACAACATTATGGTCATGGACAAAGGGTCTATAGTTTCCGAAGGATCGCCTCAGCAACTATCCAATCAATATGCGCAGGATACAATCACTCTTGCTATCAAAAATGCAAGGAAAGATGACTTGTCTTCGATCTTTTCTGCCATGTCGGCAATAGATGAATCGTTGCTGCTCAACGAAGATGATTCCATCTGTAATGTGCAGATTAAGGCATTGCATTCACCGAAAGTTCTTCCAGACATATTGAGGGAAATGAATCGAATCGGTGCTGAAATAACATCGATTGATGTGCGACAAGGGAGTCTTAATGATGCATTTTTGCGTCTTACAGGAAATGAGGCGACACCGTGA
- a CDS encoding DUF4097 family beta strand repeat-containing protein, translated as MNFFTSDLHQTDIHDPNYADIGILLHNMGATVRVGANLDIRFRYCKPSDFRISRGAKSFVIENTVSPEEHFDPMHWWRFPRLDIMLPSQEHFQSLRLEADHSGLIVSDVSVHTMSLQIIDGSCKLNRVMADETSIHIDSGSIRWHGQPNDISLDCKNGSANIHGMPSDFGYDANLRNGHMRLGSRRLWGGSSSEHKTGAPYAAVTCQNGTVSID; from the coding sequence ATGAATTTTTTCACAAGTGACTTGCACCAAACCGACATCCATGATCCAAACTATGCCGATATCGGTATTCTGCTGCATAATATGGGCGCGACCGTGCGCGTTGGTGCCAATTTGGACATACGTTTCCGTTATTGCAAACCTTCCGACTTCCGTATATCTCGCGGCGCGAAATCGTTCGTCATCGAAAACACCGTGTCACCCGAGGAACATTTCGATCCGATGCATTGGTGGCGCTTCCCCCGTCTGGACATCATGCTTCCCTCCCAAGAGCACTTCCAGTCTTTGAGGCTGGAAGCGGATCATTCGGGATTGATTGTCTCTGATGTTTCCGTGCATACGATGTCGCTGCAGATCATAGATGGCTCATGCAAACTCAATCGAGTTATGGCAGACGAAACCTCCATTCACATCGATTCAGGGAGCATTCGGTGGCATGGACAGCCCAATGACATATCGCTTGATTGCAAAAACGGAAGCGCGAACATCCATGGCATGCCATCCGACTTCGGCTACGATGCGAATCTCCGCAACGGACACATGAGGCTAGGCAGCCGACGCCTTTGGGGAGGATCTTCTTCCGAGCACAAGACTGGTGCGCCATATGCCGCCGTTACCTGCCAAAACGGCACTGTCAGCATTGACTAG